One Dialister invisus DSM 15470 genomic region harbors:
- a CDS encoding Glu/Leu/Phe/Val family dehydrogenase produces MANYNPYENMLHVLDKAAEVLGYKKNDYEFVRYPERELTVSIPITMDDGHVEVFSGYRVQHNTARGAAKGGIRFHPASDENEVKALAAWMTIKNAIGNIPYGGAKGGIKVDPHKLSQRELQRLARGYVRKIFPIIGPDKDVPAPDVNTNGQVMAWIADEYAALSGKWEPGVVTGKPLATGGSLGRNEATGRGLLFTLETWCEKNHKKMDGLTMAVQGFGNVGSVGALLIHRQGVKVVCVGDINGTWYNPNGLDIEAMYVYANSHGRSLKGYTEAGATIIPDMALFSQDVDVLFMAAMENQLNEKTMELVKAKLVLEGANGPTTEEADICFEKKGIEVLPDVMSNVGGVVGSYFEWVQNRTGYYWTEDEYNERLKIKMRQGYEDVLALKEKYKVTYRLAAYMLALQRVVEAQNTRGFLG; encoded by the coding sequence ATGGCAAACTACAATCCTTATGAAAATATGCTCCATGTTTTGGACAAGGCAGCCGAAGTTTTAGGTTACAAAAAGAATGACTATGAATTTGTGCGTTATCCGGAAAGGGAACTGACCGTGAGCATTCCGATTACCATGGATGACGGCCATGTGGAAGTGTTTTCGGGGTACCGGGTACAGCACAATACAGCCCGCGGCGCGGCAAAAGGCGGTATCCGCTTCCATCCTGCTTCTGACGAGAATGAAGTAAAAGCTCTTGCCGCATGGATGACCATAAAGAACGCGATCGGAAATATTCCTTACGGCGGCGCTAAAGGCGGTATCAAGGTAGATCCCCATAAACTGTCCCAACGCGAACTCCAGCGTCTGGCACGCGGCTATGTGCGCAAAATTTTCCCGATTATCGGACCTGACAAAGATGTGCCGGCGCCTGATGTAAATACAAACGGCCAGGTCATGGCATGGATTGCTGATGAATACGCCGCTCTTTCGGGTAAATGGGAACCGGGGGTCGTTACCGGCAAACCGCTGGCGACTGGCGGCTCTCTCGGTAGAAATGAAGCGACCGGACGAGGACTTCTCTTTACACTGGAGACCTGGTGCGAAAAGAATCATAAAAAAATGGACGGACTCACCATGGCCGTACAGGGATTCGGCAATGTAGGCTCTGTCGGGGCCCTCCTGATCCACCGGCAGGGGGTGAAAGTGGTCTGTGTCGGCGATATTAACGGTACCTGGTACAACCCGAACGGTCTTGATATCGAAGCGATGTATGTATACGCAAATTCCCACGGCAGATCCCTGAAAGGCTATACCGAAGCGGGGGCAACCATCATTCCGGATATGGCCCTTTTCTCTCAGGATGTGGATGTGCTCTTTATGGCGGCAATGGAAAACCAGCTTAATGAAAAGACAATGGAACTGGTGAAAGCAAAACTGGTACTGGAAGGCGCTAACGGCCCGACCACCGAAGAAGCGGATATCTGTTTTGAAAAGAAAGGCATCGAAGTGCTGCCTGATGTCATGTCCAATGTAGGCGGTGTGGTCGGTTCTTACTTTGAATGGGTACAGAACCGCACCGGTTACTACTGGACAGAAGACGAATACAATGAACGGCTGAAAATTAAAATGCGCCAGGGCTATGAAGATGTACTGGCACTGAAAGAAAAATATAAAGTCACTTATCGTCTTGCCGCGTATATGCTTGCGCTCCAGCGTGTGGTAGAAGCGCAGAATACGAGAGGTTTTCTCGGATAA
- a CDS encoding phosphoribosylformylglycinamidine synthase, translated as MKEKVCTLSDIRRLYVRKKENFRQGEESLTAQLKEILGERIHETAIYHRYDVDHLSSDDYEKAVATVFSEPPVDSVQAELPKGDMVIAVEFLPGQYDQRADSAEQCLAIVTGRDGARVRCALVYVFHGDFTDGDREKILKFLVNPVESREASLEEAETLDLPVEEPKPVAVVEGVRELDDAGIDRLIKDMGLAMSHDDLAMIREYFRTEEKRDPTVTEIRVLDTYWSDHCRHTTFSTELTEVGIEDGIFTKPIKEAWNEYADARLQMYGEKTGRPVTLMDMATVAVKALRKEGRLENLDSSEEINACTIKVTIDTVDGEEDWLLLFKNETHNHPTEIEPFGGAATCLGGCIRDPLSGRSYVYQAMRVTGAADPHTPLSETLTGKLPQKKIVVEAAKGYSSYGNQIGLATGEVKEYYHPGFMAKRMEIGAVIAAAPESHVIRERPQAGDVVILVGGRTGRDGMGGATGSSKELNTESIETCGAEVQKGNPLTERKIQCLFRRGEVTRLIKRCNDFGAGGVSVAAGELTDGLSINLDSVPKKYEGLDGTELAISESQERMAVVVRKEDADRFISYAAEENLEATVIADVNDTGRLVMTWRGDKIVDISRAFLNTNGASQRKDVYITQPDEEGFFVRPEIKDIRAMWLEAMGDLNNASQQGLVERFDSTVGAGTVLMPFGGRYQKTPADGMAAKFPVRRGQTDSASFMAHGFDPDLAEWSPFHGAVYAVLLSVTRLVAMGADWRRAYLTLQEYFEKLTDRTSWGKPAAALLGAFHMQAALGLGAIGGKDSMSGTFNDLHVPPTLVSFAVAPGKASEAVSQELKQEGNTLMLFGMPKDETGMPNLDVFKLHADFLYQEVKKGNIAAMKAVGHGGVAVTAAKMAFGNKLGVDFTTGNLPLPKYFGNFYGAIIVETAPELAEEYAKQPHTRILGTIGGEVMKIADTEISLEDLLRAYEKTLDPIFPRRAEDLTGNIPVIDEMEPKFRFAVKTAITRPKVFIPTMPGTNCEVDSARAFERAGADTDIFIMRNRDAAELKESVEEMARRISRSQIVMFPGGFSAGDEPDGSGKFIAAVFRNAKLMEAMEELLHIRDGLVLGICNGFQALIKLGLVPYGEFKPLTEEAPTLTFNTIGRHLSHYVTTKVVSTKSPWLSLCRPGDLHSIPVSHGEGRFIASDEQIRALIANGQVATLYTDSEGHPTYDSRYNLNGSNWSIEGITSPDGRVLGKMGHTERNGANIAKNIYGNKFQPLLEAGVKYFKG; from the coding sequence ATGAAAGAGAAGGTGTGCACTTTGTCTGACATTAGACGGCTTTACGTGAGAAAGAAAGAAAACTTCCGGCAGGGAGAAGAAAGTCTGACTGCCCAGCTGAAAGAAATTCTCGGTGAAAGGATTCATGAAACGGCCATTTACCACCGTTATGATGTGGATCATCTGAGTAGTGACGATTATGAAAAGGCGGTGGCGACCGTTTTCTCCGAACCGCCGGTAGACTCCGTGCAGGCGGAATTACCGAAAGGGGATATGGTGATTGCCGTGGAATTCCTTCCCGGCCAGTATGATCAGCGGGCGGACTCGGCAGAACAGTGCCTTGCTATTGTTACAGGCCGTGACGGTGCCCGTGTACGGTGTGCTCTGGTGTATGTTTTCCATGGTGATTTTACAGACGGAGATCGGGAAAAAATTTTGAAATTTCTTGTAAATCCTGTGGAATCAAGAGAAGCATCTCTGGAAGAAGCGGAAACCCTGGATCTGCCGGTTGAAGAGCCGAAGCCTGTAGCGGTTGTAGAGGGTGTCCGTGAATTGGATGATGCCGGGATCGACAGACTGATTAAAGACATGGGACTTGCCATGAGCCATGATGATCTGGCTATGATTCGTGAATATTTCAGGACGGAAGAAAAGCGCGATCCGACAGTCACTGAGATCCGTGTACTTGATACTTACTGGTCCGATCACTGCCGTCATACCACGTTTTCCACGGAACTTACCGAAGTAGGAATTGAAGACGGCATTTTCACCAAACCGATCAAAGAGGCATGGAATGAGTACGCAGATGCCCGTCTCCAAATGTACGGTGAAAAGACCGGCCGTCCTGTGACACTCATGGATATGGCGACGGTGGCCGTGAAGGCGCTTCGCAAAGAAGGCCGCCTGGAAAATCTGGACTCTTCCGAAGAAATCAATGCGTGTACAATCAAAGTGACGATTGACACTGTCGATGGAGAAGAAGACTGGCTCCTTCTCTTTAAGAATGAAACGCATAACCATCCTACGGAAATCGAACCTTTCGGCGGTGCGGCGACCTGTCTCGGCGGCTGCATCAGAGACCCGCTGTCCGGACGTTCTTATGTATACCAGGCGATGCGTGTCACCGGCGCTGCGGATCCGCACACACCGCTTTCCGAAACACTTACGGGCAAATTACCGCAGAAGAAAATCGTTGTGGAAGCGGCGAAAGGGTATAGCTCTTACGGAAATCAGATTGGCCTTGCCACAGGGGAAGTGAAAGAATATTATCACCCCGGATTCATGGCAAAACGCATGGAAATCGGCGCTGTTATAGCAGCGGCTCCGGAAAGCCATGTCATTCGTGAACGGCCGCAGGCCGGTGATGTGGTCATCCTTGTGGGCGGCAGGACAGGCCGTGACGGTATGGGCGGCGCGACAGGCTCATCTAAAGAACTGAATACGGAATCTATCGAAACCTGCGGCGCGGAAGTGCAGAAAGGCAATCCGCTGACGGAGAGAAAAATCCAGTGCCTTTTCCGCCGCGGCGAAGTGACCCGTCTGATCAAGCGGTGCAACGACTTTGGCGCGGGCGGCGTATCCGTGGCGGCAGGGGAACTGACAGACGGTCTTTCCATCAACTTGGACAGCGTGCCGAAGAAATATGAAGGCCTTGACGGTACGGAACTGGCGATTTCCGAATCGCAGGAAAGGATGGCGGTGGTTGTCAGGAAAGAAGACGCCGATCGTTTTATTTCCTATGCGGCGGAAGAAAATCTGGAAGCGACAGTCATTGCCGATGTGAATGATACGGGGCGTCTTGTGATGACCTGGCGGGGCGATAAGATCGTCGATATTTCCCGTGCCTTCCTTAATACAAACGGGGCGTCCCAAAGAAAAGATGTATATATTACCCAACCGGATGAAGAAGGCTTTTTTGTCCGTCCTGAAATCAAAGATATCCGTGCGATGTGGTTAGAAGCTATGGGTGACCTGAATAATGCGTCCCAGCAGGGACTTGTGGAACGTTTTGATTCTACTGTCGGAGCGGGGACGGTTCTTATGCCTTTTGGAGGCAGGTACCAGAAGACGCCCGCTGACGGAATGGCGGCTAAATTTCCTGTACGACGGGGCCAGACGGACAGCGCAAGCTTCATGGCACACGGCTTTGATCCGGATCTGGCGGAATGGAGCCCTTTCCATGGCGCCGTATATGCGGTTCTTCTTTCCGTGACACGCCTCGTGGCGATGGGGGCGGATTGGCGCAGGGCATACCTCACGCTCCAGGAATATTTTGAAAAACTGACAGACAGGACAAGCTGGGGAAAACCTGCTGCTGCTCTTCTTGGTGCATTCCATATGCAGGCGGCTCTCGGTCTCGGTGCCATCGGGGGCAAAGATTCCATGAGCGGTACGTTTAATGATCTCCATGTACCGCCGACGCTTGTTTCCTTTGCTGTTGCTCCCGGAAAGGCTTCTGAAGCGGTCAGCCAGGAGTTGAAACAGGAAGGAAATACCCTCATGCTTTTCGGGATGCCCAAAGATGAGACAGGAATGCCGAACCTTGACGTATTTAAACTGCATGCCGATTTCCTGTATCAGGAAGTGAAGAAAGGAAATATTGCGGCCATGAAAGCCGTAGGACATGGCGGTGTTGCTGTGACTGCAGCAAAGATGGCTTTCGGCAATAAGCTGGGCGTGGACTTCACGACGGGGAATTTGCCTCTGCCGAAGTATTTTGGGAACTTCTATGGAGCGATCATTGTGGAAACTGCGCCGGAGTTGGCGGAAGAGTACGCAAAGCAGCCGCACACGAGAATTCTCGGCACCATCGGCGGAGAGGTGATGAAAATAGCGGATACGGAAATTTCTCTGGAAGACCTTCTTCGTGCGTATGAGAAGACGTTGGATCCTATTTTCCCAAGGCGTGCGGAAGATCTTACGGGAAATATTCCGGTCATTGATGAAATGGAACCGAAATTCCGCTTTGCCGTGAAAACCGCCATTACAAGACCGAAAGTATTTATTCCCACGATGCCGGGTACCAACTGCGAAGTGGACAGTGCGAGAGCCTTTGAACGGGCAGGCGCTGATACAGACATCTTCATCATGAGAAACAGAGATGCGGCGGAACTGAAAGAATCCGTGGAAGAAATGGCAAGACGTATTTCCAGATCACAGATCGTCATGTTTCCCGGCGGCTTTTCCGCAGGGGATGAACCGGATGGAAGCGGCAAGTTTATTGCGGCCGTATTCCGCAATGCAAAACTCATGGAGGCCATGGAAGAACTTCTCCATATAAGAGACGGATTGGTTCTCGGTATCTGCAACGGATTCCAGGCTCTGATCAAACTGGGACTCGTTCCATACGGTGAATTTAAGCCGTTGACAGAAGAGGCGCCGACGCTGACATTCAATACCATCGGACGCCATCTGTCCCATTATGTAACGACAAAAGTGGTTTCTACAAAATCTCCATGGCTGTCTTTGTGCCGTCCGGGGGATCTGCACAGTATTCCCGTAAGCCATGGGGAAGGGCGCTTCATTGCGTCTGATGAACAGATCAGAGCGCTTATTGCCAATGGACAGGTAGCAACACTTTATACAGACAGTGAAGGCCACCCGACTTATGACAGCCGGTACAACCTGAATGGGTCAAATTGGTCCATTGAGGGCATTACCAGTCCTGACGGCAGAGTTCTGGGAAAGATGGGGCATACGGAAAGAAACGGCGCGAATATCGCGAAAAATATTTACGGCAATAAATTCCAGCCTTTGCTGGAAGCAGGCGTGAAATATTTTAAGGGATAG
- a CDS encoding DUF4241 domain-containing protein, producing the protein MSDEEKWLKAYEKLKKEGMLAPSVDYEELFAKSEFQGKKLFLFSMGTVTFPTGKIIVCDPLVYLDKNTVPYREKVPVGTFMLETLAAEMEEGNFRYIATRIRFAEEEAAYYELALTGTEDLSDWKNFDYIGFAVDAGLATVADVKVRDAYCKFESDWYEKNPEGNIYDDFFADIFAKSYEAAPRFQREGGDWINFTIPGTSYRLPMIQSGFGDGCYPVYFGYDRAGNLCRMVMEYICCEAEEEYTPEEEAYFDENRPFLEQIGEWYVNDEPQKVIKAITSLPEEEKTDLLMGELAVAYNNTEQYEKALEILEERMDRNRENYEWHYRLGFALYYCAEEEEDVKKAENLSRRAEEEFRCALALKPSPAFKAECKEFLAWIKEDFSSYEKGIKPAKRE; encoded by the coding sequence ATGTCGGATGAAGAAAAATGGTTGAAAGCATATGAAAAATTAAAGAAGGAAGGAATGCTGGCACCCTCTGTCGATTATGAAGAGTTGTTTGCAAAAAGTGAGTTTCAGGGTAAGAAACTGTTTTTATTTTCCATGGGAACCGTAACTTTCCCTACAGGGAAGATCATTGTATGCGACCCTCTTGTGTATCTGGATAAAAACACTGTGCCGTACAGGGAGAAAGTTCCTGTCGGAACGTTCATGCTGGAAACACTGGCGGCAGAAATGGAAGAAGGAAATTTCCGCTACATTGCCACACGGATCCGTTTCGCTGAGGAAGAAGCAGCTTACTATGAATTGGCGCTGACCGGTACAGAAGATTTGTCTGATTGGAAAAATTTTGATTATATCGGATTCGCTGTCGATGCAGGGCTGGCGACCGTGGCAGATGTCAAAGTAAGGGACGCTTATTGCAAATTTGAAAGTGACTGGTATGAAAAGAATCCGGAAGGAAATATATATGATGATTTCTTTGCAGATATATTTGCAAAGAGCTATGAAGCAGCGCCCCGGTTCCAGAGAGAAGGGGGCGACTGGATCAATTTCACGATACCGGGGACTTCATACCGGCTTCCCATGATACAGAGCGGATTCGGAGACGGCTGCTATCCCGTGTACTTTGGTTACGACAGGGCGGGAAATCTCTGCCGGATGGTCATGGAGTATATCTGCTGTGAAGCGGAGGAGGAGTATACACCGGAAGAGGAGGCTTATTTTGATGAAAACCGGCCGTTTCTGGAACAGATTGGAGAATGGTATGTGAATGACGAGCCGCAGAAAGTCATAAAGGCCATTACCTCTCTTCCCGAAGAAGAAAAGACAGATCTCCTGATGGGTGAGCTGGCCGTGGCTTATAATAATACGGAGCAGTATGAAAAGGCGCTGGAAATTCTGGAAGAACGCATGGATCGGAATAGGGAAAACTATGAATGGCATTACCGGCTCGGGTTTGCCCTGTATTACTGCGCGGAGGAGGAAGAAGATGTAAAAAAAGCGGAGAATTTAAGCCGGCGTGCGGAAGAAGAATTCCGATGCGCCCTGGCATTGAAACCTTCTCCTGCGTTCAAGGCGGAATGTAAAGAGTTTTTGGCATGGATAAAGGAAGATTTCTCCAGTTATGAGAAAGGGATCAAACCGGCTAAAAGGGAATAG
- a CDS encoding MmcQ/YjbR family DNA-binding protein yields MGLEAKVFERKRPDFEKLAEFGFHKDKEGYHYSQLFMDGDFRADISISLEGNVFGRVFDTAAGEEYLPVHVAYQTGAFVNTVRARYVEILETIGAGCFTDRLFLFDQSERIAEMIRMRYGDRPDFPWKKYPGYGVFRNHENKKWYGIIVAIPKNKLDGGKDGAVIEAINVKILPEERKRLCGTAGIYPAWHMNKKSWVSLILDDTLPDGQIMEFLEESYRLTQKKKDGAKQDTVPHTWIIPANPYYYDIISAFRKTDVVEWKQAGHIEKGDTVYMYMAAPYSTILYRCEAVEVDIPCREEDKKRERYCMRIRRNKTYDRSFCPLSEMRKRGVPGVRGLRTITAELKRYLDEAK; encoded by the coding sequence ATGGGGTTGGAAGCAAAAGTATTTGAACGGAAAAGACCGGATTTCGAGAAACTGGCGGAGTTCGGTTTTCATAAGGACAAAGAAGGGTACCATTATTCCCAATTATTTATGGATGGAGATTTCAGGGCGGACATTTCTATCAGCCTTGAAGGGAACGTTTTCGGACGCGTTTTCGATACGGCGGCGGGAGAGGAGTATCTTCCCGTCCATGTGGCGTATCAGACGGGGGCCTTTGTGAATACGGTCAGGGCCCGTTATGTGGAAATATTGGAAACGATAGGCGCCGGATGTTTTACTGACAGACTTTTTCTTTTTGACCAGTCGGAGCGGATTGCGGAGATGATTAGGATGCGGTACGGCGACCGTCCGGATTTTCCGTGGAAAAAATATCCCGGATATGGCGTATTCAGAAATCATGAAAATAAAAAATGGTACGGAATCATTGTGGCAATTCCGAAAAATAAACTGGATGGTGGAAAAGACGGGGCGGTTATAGAAGCGATCAATGTGAAAATTCTGCCGGAAGAGAGAAAAAGGCTCTGCGGAACAGCAGGTATTTATCCCGCATGGCATATGAATAAAAAGAGCTGGGTGAGTCTGATTCTGGACGATACACTGCCGGACGGGCAGATTATGGAATTTCTGGAAGAAAGTTACCGATTGACGCAGAAAAAGAAGGACGGAGCAAAACAGGACACAGTGCCCCATACATGGATCATACCTGCCAATCCGTATTACTATGACATCATTTCCGCATTCCGGAAGACGGATGTTGTGGAATGGAAGCAGGCGGGACATATCGAGAAGGGAGACACGGTGTACATGTATATGGCGGCGCCTTACTCTACCATCCTGTACCGCTGTGAAGCGGTGGAAGTCGATATTCCCTGCCGAGAAGAAGATAAGAAACGGGAACGGTACTGTATGCGTATCAGGCGAAATAAAACCTATGACCGGTCATTCTGTCCTCTTTCCGAGATGAGAAAGCGGGGCGTACCGGGTGTCAGAGGACTGCGCACAATAACAGCAGAACTAAAAAGATATTTAGATGAAGCGAAATAA
- a CDS encoding manganese efflux pump MntP family protein, which translates to MDFVFLLSSVLLGAGLAMDAFSVSLANGFHEPGMGWKKISFMAGTFAFFQWLMPMAGWICVHIIVEVFQFFASYIPWIACFLLCFIGVSMVKEGFSGDAGHIRAGVGKKALLLQGVATSIDALSAGFTNEQMDLAAAFVCALIIAAVTFAACVAGVMIGRKFGVRLADKAAVLGGIILISIGLKMVLL; encoded by the coding sequence ATGGACTTTGTATTTCTGCTGAGCAGCGTGCTCCTCGGTGCCGGTCTTGCGATGGATGCTTTTTCTGTTTCTCTGGCGAACGGTTTTCATGAACCGGGCATGGGATGGAAAAAAATCAGTTTTATGGCGGGCACTTTTGCATTTTTCCAGTGGCTTATGCCTATGGCGGGATGGATCTGTGTGCATATCATTGTGGAGGTATTCCAATTCTTTGCGTCCTATATCCCATGGATTGCCTGTTTTCTTCTTTGCTTTATCGGCGTAAGCATGGTGAAAGAAGGATTTTCCGGTGATGCGGGACATATCCGGGCCGGTGTGGGGAAAAAAGCGCTTTTGCTGCAAGGCGTGGCAACTTCCATCGATGCGCTTTCCGCAGGGTTTACCAATGAGCAAATGGACTTGGCGGCCGCATTTGTCTGTGCTCTCATTATTGCGGCAGTAACATTTGCGGCTTGTGTGGCCGGGGTAATGATCGGCAGGAAATTCGGAGTGAGGCTGGCGGATAAAGCTGCTGTCCTCGGCGGAATTATTCTCATCTCCATCGGATTGAAAATGGTGCTGCTGTAG
- a CDS encoding Na+/H+ antiporter NhaC family protein, with translation MGYRHKKEGALSLLPFLIFIVIYLGAGIYFQIHGVEMAFYQFPSVTAMFIAVLSAFFMGDETLQVKFGIFSRGAGNENVMTMLMIYILAGAFSAVAAAMGGRDATVNLGISFVPAQYLTAGIFIISAFMGTATGTSMGTIAAIVPIAAGISVKSGISEALMVAACVGGAMFGDNLSMISDTTIAATRTQGCELKDKFKMNFRIALPAAVLTIFLLLVIGQPSAAADLQELDYSLLKVFPYIAVLGLALLGANVFLVLTVGIFLAGFIGMASAELTVITFAQNIWNGFMGMGEAFFLALFCGGISEMIAYYGGIEWLISKLRKMIKGNKSAQLGIAALVSLTDCATANNTVAIIISGGVAKDISNEYGIDSRRSASLLDIFSCVFQGIIPYGAQLLTASALASKNGTVINAMEIIPHMWYCWLLAIFGILSIYIPYADGGLKKERAEE, from the coding sequence ATGGGGTATCGGCACAAAAAGGAAGGAGCGCTCTCTCTTCTGCCTTTTTTAATTTTTATCGTCATTTATCTCGGCGCGGGGATTTATTTTCAGATTCATGGCGTGGAAATGGCATTTTACCAGTTTCCATCGGTGACGGCCATGTTTATTGCGGTTCTTTCCGCTTTCTTTATGGGAGATGAAACGCTTCAGGTAAAATTCGGTATTTTTTCACGAGGCGCGGGCAACGAAAATGTCATGACCATGCTCATGATCTACATCCTTGCCGGCGCATTTTCCGCCGTGGCAGCCGCTATGGGCGGCCGTGACGCGACAGTAAATCTGGGGATCAGTTTTGTTCCTGCCCAATACCTGACGGCAGGCATTTTCATTATTTCTGCGTTTATGGGTACGGCCACGGGGACTTCTATGGGAACCATTGCGGCCATCGTGCCCATTGCAGCGGGAATTTCCGTGAAGAGCGGAATTTCTGAAGCGCTCATGGTGGCGGCCTGTGTGGGCGGCGCTATGTTCGGAGATAATTTATCCATGATTTCTGATACCACGATTGCAGCGACACGGACGCAGGGCTGTGAATTGAAAGATAAATTTAAAATGAACTTCAGAATTGCCCTTCCGGCGGCAGTTCTCACGATTTTTCTTCTCCTTGTTATCGGCCAGCCGTCAGCGGCAGCTGATTTGCAGGAGCTTGATTACAGCCTGCTTAAAGTATTTCCTTATATTGCCGTTCTTGGACTGGCGCTTCTTGGGGCAAATGTATTCCTCGTACTCACTGTAGGAATATTCCTTGCCGGATTTATCGGCATGGCATCGGCGGAGCTTACGGTTATTACTTTCGCACAGAATATCTGGAACGGCTTTATGGGGATGGGAGAAGCCTTCTTCCTTGCTCTTTTCTGCGGCGGTATTTCAGAAATGATTGCTTACTACGGCGGTATCGAATGGCTTATTTCCAAACTGCGCAAAATGATTAAAGGGAATAAATCCGCCCAGCTGGGCATCGCGGCGCTCGTGTCCCTGACGGACTGTGCCACGGCAAACAATACGGTGGCAATTATTATCAGCGGCGGTGTGGCAAAAGATATCAGCAATGAATATGGGATAGATTCCCGCAGGAGCGCGTCGCTTTTGGACATTTTTTCCTGTGTGTTCCAGGGGATTATTCCCTATGGTGCCCAGCTTCTGACCGCTTCCGCGCTGGCGTCGAAAAATGGTACTGTGATAAATGCGATGGAAATCATTCCCCATATGTGGTACTGCTGGCTTCTGGCCATTTTCGGAATCCTTTCCATCTATATCCCTTACGCCGATGGCGGCTTGAAAAAAGAGCGCGCGGAAGAATAA